Proteins encoded within one genomic window of Flavobacterium sp. NG2:
- a CDS encoding MDR family MFS transporter produces MTQGEDDLVEYGFRRIIITITAVLCALLEIVDTTIVNVALTNMRGSLGATLTDVAWVITAYAIANVIVIPMTSWLSQQFGRRNYFAVSIIIFTSASFLCGNATNIWELVAFRFVQGLGGGALLVTAQTIITESYPVAKRGMAQAIYGMGVIVGPTLGPPLGGYLVDNFSWPYIFYINIPLGIIATILTLSFVRSPKYGEKLKSNQVDWYGIILLATFIGSLQFVLEHGQQDDWFSNNLILGLSLVSLFGLILFIWRQLTYKYPIVNLSVLKDGNLRIGTIMCFILGFGLYGSTLIIPIYTQSVLGWTATDAGLLLIPGSITTAIMMPFVGRMIQKGVPQGYMVATGFAIFFVFCLMMYGNMTPDTGVEHLFWPLILRGIGLGLLFVPITTLSLSTLSGKNIGEGAAFTGMMRQLGGSFGIAIITTFITRFNQSHRVNLIANLDATKYEVQQRLALLQKGFISKGFSTNEALKKAYQSIDYSVMKQSTVLSYMDIFLYLGVLFLLCIPITLLIKRGKNKINPADAMH; encoded by the coding sequence ATGACACAAGGAGAAGACGATTTAGTAGAATATGGCTTTAGACGCATTATCATCACGATAACTGCCGTACTATGTGCCTTGCTGGAAATTGTAGACACCACCATTGTCAATGTGGCCCTGACTAATATGAGAGGAAGTCTTGGAGCAACACTAACAGATGTAGCTTGGGTAATTACCGCTTATGCTATTGCTAATGTTATTGTAATCCCTATGACAAGTTGGTTATCACAACAATTTGGACGCCGAAATTATTTTGCCGTATCAATTATAATTTTCACATCAGCTTCCTTTTTATGTGGTAATGCCACAAATATCTGGGAACTAGTAGCCTTTCGATTTGTACAAGGTTTAGGAGGAGGTGCTCTTTTAGTTACCGCTCAAACCATCATAACCGAAAGTTATCCTGTTGCTAAACGTGGAATGGCACAGGCCATTTATGGCATGGGAGTAATTGTAGGTCCTACATTAGGTCCTCCTTTAGGAGGTTATTTAGTAGATAATTTTTCGTGGCCGTATATTTTTTATATCAATATCCCTTTGGGAATTATTGCTACAATCTTAACATTAAGCTTTGTAAGAAGTCCTAAATATGGTGAAAAACTAAAATCTAACCAAGTCGATTGGTATGGCATCATCTTATTAGCAACCTTTATTGGTTCACTACAATTTGTTTTGGAACACGGGCAACAGGATGATTGGTTCAGTAATAATTTGATATTAGGACTTAGCCTAGTTTCGTTATTTGGATTGATATTATTCATTTGGAGACAATTGACCTACAAATATCCCATTGTGAACCTGAGTGTTTTGAAAGATGGAAATTTAAGAATAGGAACTATTATGTGTTTCATCCTTGGATTTGGATTATATGGTTCAACTTTAATCATTCCCATCTACACCCAATCTGTATTAGGATGGACGGCTACTGATGCAGGCTTGCTCCTTATTCCAGGTTCTATCACTACAGCAATCATGATGCCTTTTGTGGGTAGAATGATTCAAAAAGGCGTGCCTCAAGGATATATGGTAGCTACTGGATTTGCCATATTCTTTGTTTTTTGTCTAATGATGTATGGGAACATGACACCAGACACTGGCGTAGAACATTTATTCTGGCCATTGATACTAAGAGGCATTGGATTAGGATTATTATTTGTACCCATTACTACCCTTTCTCTTTCTACCCTTTCAGGAAAAAACATTGGTGAAGGAGCTGCTTTTACAGGAATGATGAGACAGTTGGGTGGTTCTTTTGGAATTGCTATCATTACTACTTTTATCACTCGTTTTAATCAATCGCACCGTGTGAATTTAATAGCCAATTTAGATGCTACTAAATATGAAGTTCAACAACGTCTTGCATTATTACAAAAAGGATTTATATCCAAAGGATTTAGTACTAATGAAGCCTTGAAGAAAGCATATCAATCCATCGATTATTCAGTAATGAAACAAAGTACTGTACTCTCTTATATGGATATCTTTTTATATCTAGGCGTATTATTCTTACTCTGTATTCCGATTACTTTATTAATCAAGAGAGGAAAAAATAAAATAAATCCCGCTGATGCCATGCATTAA
- the coaD gene encoding pantetheine-phosphate adenylyltransferase translates to MRKAIFPGSFDPITLGHEDIIKRALPLFDEIVIAIGVNAEKKYMFTLEERKRFIEETFKNEPKVSVITYEGLTIELCKKINADFILRGLRNPADFEFEKAIAHTNRELSKIETIFLLTAASTSFISSSIVRDVIRNGGEFQKLVPKAVILRS, encoded by the coding sequence ATGAGAAAAGCCATATTTCCTGGATCTTTTGATCCTATTACCTTAGGTCATGAAGACATTATCAAAAGAGCCTTACCTTTATTTGATGAAATTGTCATTGCTATAGGTGTTAATGCTGAAAAAAAATACATGTTTACACTCGAAGAACGTAAACGTTTCATAGAAGAAACTTTCAAAAACGAACCCAAAGTAAGTGTCATTACCTATGAAGGCCTAACTATAGAGTTGTGCAAAAAAATAAATGCCGATTTTATTTTACGTGGTTTACGCAACCCAGCCGACTTTGAATTTGAGAAAGCCATTGCTCATACCAATCGTGAATTATCCAAAATAGAAACTATATTTTTATTGACGGCAGCAAGTACTTCTTTTATCAGTTCTAGTATTGTTCGTGACGTAATCCGTAATGGAGGTGAATTCCAAAAATTAGTTCCAAAAGCAGTTATTCTTCGCTCTTAA
- the typA gene encoding translational GTPase TypA, translating into MESIRNIAIIAHVDHGKTTLVDKIMYHCQLFRDNENTGDLILDNNDLERERGITITSKNVSVQYKGTKINIIDTPGHADFGGEVERVLNMADGVCLLVDAFEGPMPQTRFVLQKAIDLGLKPCVVINKVDKENCTPEEVHEKVFDLMFELGAQEWQLDFPTVYGSAKNNWMSDHWENQTENIEPLLDMVIANVPAPKVSEGTPQMLITSLDFSSFTGRIAIGRLERGILKEGMPISLVKRDGKVIKSRIKELHTFEGLGRKKVEQVIAGDICAIVGVEGFEIGDTIADFENPEALQTIAIDEPTMSMLFTINDSPFFGKEGKFVTSRHIRERLTKELEKNLAMKLGETDSADKFMVFGRGVLHLSVLIETMRREGYELQIGQPQVIIKEIDGVKCEPVEELTIDLPENLSGRAVEFVSIRKGEMLSMEGKGERMVVKFNIPSRGIIGLRNQLLTATAGEAIMSHRFIGYEPYKGEIPGRNNGSLISMENGKAIPYSIDKLQDRGKFFVDPNEDIYEGQVIGENTRSDDMTVNVTKTKKLSNVRSSGADDKAKIIPAIKFSLEEALEYIQKDEYVEVTPKSIRLRKIYLSETDRKRFKF; encoded by the coding sequence ATGGAATCTATTAGAAATATTGCAATTATTGCCCATGTCGATCACGGTAAAACAACTTTGGTTGATAAAATTATGTATCACTGTCAATTATTTCGTGACAACGAAAATACAGGTGACTTAATCCTTGATAACAATGACTTAGAACGTGAAAGAGGTATTACTATTACATCAAAAAACGTTTCAGTTCAATATAAAGGAACCAAAATCAATATTATTGACACTCCTGGTCACGCCGATTTTGGTGGTGAGGTAGAACGTGTATTGAATATGGCTGATGGTGTTTGTTTGTTGGTTGATGCTTTTGAAGGGCCAATGCCACAAACTCGTTTTGTATTACAAAAAGCAATTGATTTAGGTTTGAAACCTTGTGTGGTTATCAATAAAGTTGATAAAGAAAACTGTACTCCTGAAGAAGTTCATGAGAAAGTTTTTGACTTAATGTTTGAATTAGGAGCACAAGAATGGCAGTTGGATTTTCCAACCGTTTATGGTTCTGCTAAGAACAACTGGATGTCGGATCATTGGGAGAACCAAACCGAAAATATTGAGCCTTTATTGGATATGGTTATTGCAAATGTACCTGCTCCAAAAGTATCAGAAGGAACGCCTCAAATGTTGATTACTTCATTAGATTTCTCTTCATTTACTGGTCGTATCGCGATTGGTCGTTTAGAGAGAGGTATTTTGAAAGAAGGAATGCCTATTTCTTTGGTAAAAAGAGATGGAAAAGTAATTAAATCAAGAATTAAAGAATTACATACTTTTGAAGGTCTTGGACGTAAAAAAGTAGAACAAGTTATAGCTGGTGATATCTGTGCTATTGTAGGTGTTGAAGGTTTTGAAATTGGTGATACTATTGCTGATTTTGAAAATCCAGAAGCGTTACAAACAATTGCTATTGATGAGCCAACAATGAGTATGTTGTTTACAATTAATGACTCTCCTTTCTTTGGTAAAGAGGGTAAATTTGTAACTTCTCGTCATATTAGAGAGCGTTTGACAAAAGAGTTAGAGAAAAACTTAGCAATGAAGTTAGGTGAAACTGATTCAGCTGATAAGTTCATGGTTTTTGGTCGTGGAGTATTGCACTTGTCTGTTCTTATTGAAACAATGAGAAGAGAAGGGTACGAATTACAAATCGGACAACCACAAGTTATCATCAAAGAAATTGATGGTGTAAAATGTGAACCAGTTGAGGAATTGACTATTGATTTACCAGAAAATCTTTCTGGACGTGCTGTAGAATTTGTGTCTATCCGTAAAGGAGAAATGCTTTCTATGGAAGGTAAAGGAGAACGTATGGTAGTAAAATTCAACATTCCATCTCGTGGAATCATTGGATTACGTAATCAATTGTTGACAGCTACTGCAGGTGAGGCTATTATGTCACACCGTTTCATTGGATACGAACCATACAAAGGAGAAATTCCAGGTCGTAACAATGGTTCGTTAATTTCTATGGAAAACGGAAAAGCTATTCCTTATTCTATTGATAAATTACAAGATCGTGGTAAATTCTTCGTAGATCCAAACGAAGATATTTACGAAGGTCAAGTAATTGGTGAAAATACTCGTAGTGATGATATGACTGTAAACGTTACGAAAACTAAAAAGTTATCTAACGTACGTTCTTCAGGAGCAGATGATAAGGCTAAAATTATTCCTGCTATCAAATTCTCATTAGAAGAGGCATTAGAGTACATTCAAAAAGATGAATATGTAGAGGTTACTCCAAAATCAATTCGTCTAAGAAAGATTTACTTATCAGAAACAGATAGAAAAAGATTCAAATTCTAA
- a CDS encoding PAS domain-containing protein has protein sequence MKNKSNQITLVYLIIALFAVVVFHKLSLKYIQAENYPSFNFIKDIILVTFTGLIFRSILSENNKKNKTVFEKLKKINNEIKESNDKYDIVAKATSDTIWDWNIIEDKLHWNRGIKGIYGYDQNQVGDSSSWWFQNIHPEDSIRMSIKLYSFIEQKTENWQDEYRFKCADGTYKYVLDRGFLLKDETGKAIRMIGAIQDITKRKEEELRLKLLETVILQTKDSIIITEAHFNKIKLPKIVYVNPAFTTMTGYQSDEILHRSPDFLSGPNTEIKTIKKIIAAVKNQEECVVEMISYKKNGEEFWLHFSMIPIHNSDKEISHWISIQRDITEEKRQEKEKEQLIRELTKNNKDLKQFSYITSHNLRAPISNLIGLLSLIEDITIEDIELKEILHGFNKSTHQLSETINDLTNVMIIKDKTATEKETVFLNDVFEHVFNQLSSQIEKYRPILKIDFSKVPALNINKPYIESILLNLLSNALKYKSDKRPLKVNIAAEQVDNIITLTFKDNGIGIDLARNKDKVFGLYQRFHDHPDSKGLGLYLVKSQVEALGGTISVDSEVDKGTTFTLTFINK, from the coding sequence ATGAAAAACAAATCGAACCAAATAACGCTTGTCTATTTAATTATTGCTCTCTTTGCAGTAGTTGTTTTTCATAAACTTTCTCTAAAATATATACAAGCCGAAAACTATCCCAGTTTTAACTTCATAAAAGACATCATCCTAGTCACCTTTACTGGCTTGATTTTCAGAAGCATCCTATCTGAAAACAATAAAAAAAACAAGACTGTTTTCGAAAAATTAAAAAAAATCAATAACGAAATAAAAGAATCAAACGATAAATATGATATCGTTGCCAAAGCTACCAGTGATACTATTTGGGATTGGAACATTATAGAAGACAAACTTCACTGGAACAGGGGAATCAAGGGGATTTACGGATATGACCAAAATCAAGTAGGAGATAGTTCCAGTTGGTGGTTTCAAAATATCCACCCTGAAGACAGTATAAGAATGTCTATTAAGCTGTATTCTTTTATCGAACAAAAAACAGAAAATTGGCAAGACGAATACCGTTTTAAATGTGCTGATGGCACCTATAAATACGTACTCGATAGAGGCTTCCTTTTAAAAGATGAAACTGGAAAAGCCATCCGAATGATTGGAGCTATCCAAGATATCACCAAAAGAAAAGAAGAAGAACTACGACTTAAATTACTCGAAACAGTAATTTTACAAACCAAAGACTCCATAATTATTACTGAAGCTCATTTCAACAAAATAAAGCTTCCTAAGATAGTATATGTAAACCCTGCTTTCACAACCATGACTGGGTATCAGTCTGATGAAATACTTCATAGGTCCCCTGATTTCCTGAGTGGTCCAAATACCGAAATCAAGACAATCAAAAAAATAATCGCAGCGGTAAAAAACCAAGAAGAATGTGTTGTTGAAATGATTAGTTACAAGAAAAATGGTGAAGAATTTTGGCTTCACTTTTCGATGATACCAATTCACAATTCAGACAAAGAAATTTCACATTGGATTTCAATACAAAGAGATATTACGGAAGAAAAAAGACAGGAAAAAGAAAAAGAACAACTTATTAGAGAACTAACCAAAAACAATAAAGACCTAAAACAATTCTCTTATATTACCTCTCATAATCTTAGAGCCCCGATATCAAACCTTATAGGCTTACTCAGTCTGATTGAAGATATTACAATCGAAGACATTGAGCTTAAAGAAATCTTGCACGGATTTAACAAATCAACTCACCAACTTAGCGAAACTATCAACGACCTTACAAATGTCATGATAATAAAAGATAAAACAGCAACCGAGAAAGAAACCGTATTTCTCAATGATGTTTTTGAACATGTTTTCAATCAGTTATCTTCTCAAATTGAGAAATACAGACCTATATTAAAAATAGACTTCAGTAAAGTTCCCGCTTTAAACATCAACAAACCCTATATTGAAAGCATATTACTAAACCTACTATCAAACGCTTTAAAATACAAATCAGACAAAAGACCTTTGAAAGTTAATATAGCAGCTGAACAAGTTGATAATATCATCACTTTAACATTCAAGGACAACGGAATTGGGATTGATTTAGCAAGAAATAAAGACAAGGTTTTTGGCCTATACCAACGCTTCCACGATCACCCTGACAGTAAAGGACTAGGTCTTTACTTAGTAAAGTCACAAGTTGAAGCCCTTGGAGGAACAATTAGTGTCGATAGCGAGGTTGATAAAGGAACAACATTCACCTTAACATTTATAAATAAATAA
- a CDS encoding response regulator, which produces MLDKILCVDDDPITLMLCKKVIIKTEFSKETVTAQNGEEALEYFDKINETTEPTTTILPQLIFLDLNMPVMGGWEFLDSFSDPKYTQFNEIKIVVLSSTIDPEDLEKAKKYPMVIDFLSKPISISMLAYLSAKIESR; this is translated from the coding sequence ATGCTAGATAAAATTTTATGCGTTGACGACGACCCAATTACATTAATGTTATGTAAAAAAGTCATCATAAAAACAGAATTTTCTAAAGAAACCGTAACTGCACAAAACGGAGAAGAAGCACTTGAATACTTTGACAAAATCAATGAGACAACTGAACCTACAACCACTATTCTACCCCAACTCATCTTTCTAGACTTAAATATGCCTGTAATGGGTGGCTGGGAATTTTTAGATAGTTTCAGTGATCCTAAGTACACTCAATTCAACGAAATTAAGATTGTAGTACTATCCTCTACGATTGACCCTGAAGACTTAGAAAAAGCTAAAAAATACCCAATGGTAATCGATTTTTTATCTAAACCCATTTCAATATCAATGTTAGCATATTTAAGTGCAAAAATAGAAAGCAGATAA
- a CDS encoding transposase, producing the protein MKVAYNLSHGLRNIFENTTDKIIAFTRLAKWHEKLNQSGFKSFNTISRTITNHYQNILNYFDNRSTNASAESFNAKIKAFRSQFRGVRNIEFFLFRLTNIYA; encoded by the coding sequence ATGAAAGTAGCTTATAATCTATCCCATGGTTTACGTAATATCTTTGAAAACACAACTGATAAAATAATTGCTTTTACTAGACTGGCCAAATGGCATGAAAAACTAAATCAATCAGGATTTAAGTCTTTCAATACAATATCTCGAACCATAACCAATCATTATCAAAACATATTAAACTATTTTGACAACAGAAGTACTAATGCTTCGGCAGAATCCTTCAATGCCAAAATAAAAGCTTTTAGGTCGCAGTTTAGAGGAGTTAGAAACATTGAGTTTTTCCTTTTTAGGCTAACTAATATTTATGCTTAA
- a CDS encoding RagB/SusD family nutrient uptake outer membrane protein encodes MKLIKYLLLSSVLIFSNCTDVIEVEPQSYIVDNGDFTLLVAQNLLLGAYASMRAPKETEWALTEVLSDNTYNNVTSTSDLRRLQVINYDTFNYDNSDRSYYLGPYWLASYTSIRAANTVIEGVGYTYEPSSQSLNFSEIKIAETSAKTLAAEACFIRAYNYFNLVRMFGSIPLVYVPFETPRDAYTLPNASVEDVYKLIIADLKFAVDNGISENYSPLTTNVNIGKANKWAAAALLAKVYLTLGDKASAKTQLESIIGTTVATTGIRGYGLETSYASVFSTSNEMNKEILFSIRYSNANTTVGNSFTESFAGVGQTTPNSRTDNGVTEDLYNAYSSTDTRRNVTILKGATPTGTGTAGIQRYFLTKFYSAVTVAGLGPNDWPVIRYSDVLLMYAEALGNTPTAVQFINLVRTRASATAYSTTMTNADFEENLFKERRLELAGENQRMFDLLRRNSTTTTGFNLKTHFINYFTNAFPTFYQPDLIYPLSFYIDNINKTNFLLVIPATQTQS; translated from the coding sequence ATGAAATTAATTAAATATTTATTGTTGTCTTCGGTACTAATTTTCTCAAATTGTACTGATGTTATTGAGGTGGAGCCTCAATCGTATATTGTTGATAATGGTGATTTCACTTTATTAGTAGCTCAAAATTTATTACTAGGTGCTTATGCTAGTATGAGGGCTCCAAAAGAAACGGAATGGGCTTTAACCGAAGTCTTGTCTGATAATACCTACAACAACGTAACGTCTACTAGTGATTTAAGAAGGTTGCAGGTTATTAATTATGATACCTTCAATTACGATAATAGTGATAGGAGTTATTATTTGGGGCCATATTGGTTAGCATCATATACTTCTATTCGTGCGGCAAATACAGTAATTGAAGGTGTGGGATATACTTATGAACCATCATCACAGAGTTTGAACTTTAGTGAAATAAAAATTGCAGAAACGAGTGCTAAGACTTTAGCTGCAGAAGCTTGTTTTATTAGAGCTTATAATTATTTTAATCTAGTTAGGATGTTTGGTAGTATTCCTTTGGTATATGTGCCATTTGAGACTCCTAGAGATGCTTATACTTTACCTAACGCTAGTGTTGAGGATGTTTATAAATTAATTATTGCAGATTTAAAATTTGCTGTAGATAATGGGATTTCTGAAAATTACAGCCCTCTTACTACAAATGTAAATATTGGAAAAGCGAACAAATGGGCGGCTGCTGCACTTTTAGCAAAAGTTTATTTGACTTTGGGAGATAAAGCTTCAGCAAAGACACAATTGGAATCTATTATTGGTACTACTGTAGCTACTACAGGAATTAGAGGGTATGGTTTAGAGACTTCTTATGCAAGTGTTTTTTCTACTTCTAATGAAATGAATAAAGAAATTTTGTTCTCTATTAGATATAGTAATGCTAATACAACAGTTGGTAACAGTTTTACTGAAAGTTTTGCTGGAGTAGGACAGACGACTCCTAATTCAAGAACTGATAATGGTGTTACAGAAGATTTGTATAATGCTTACTCTTCTACAGATACAAGGAGAAATGTTACTATTTTAAAAGGTGCAACTCCAACAGGTACAGGTACAGCTGGAATTCAAAGATATTTTTTAACTAAATTTTACTCAGCTGTTACAGTGGCAGGTTTAGGTCCTAATGATTGGCCGGTAATTCGTTATTCTGATGTATTATTGATGTATGCTGAAGCTTTAGGTAACACGCCAACTGCAGTTCAATTTATTAACTTGGTGAGAACGAGAGCATCGGCTACGGCTTATTCAACAACAATGACAAATGCAGATTTTGAAGAGAATTTGTTCAAAGAAAGAAGATTGGAATTAGCAGGAGAAAATCAACGTATGTTTGATTTATTACGTAGAAACAGCACTACAACAACTGGTTTTAATTTAAAAACGCATTTTATTAATTATTTTACTAATGCTTTTCCAACTTTTTACCAACCAGATTTAATATATCCATTGAGTTTTTATATTGATAATATCAATAAAACAAATTTCTTGTTAGTGATTCCTGCTACACAAACGCAGAGTTAG